From the Thermococcus sp. M39 genome, one window contains:
- a CDS encoding thymidine kinase yields the protein MHPEGFLEVITGPMFAGKTTELIKRIERQMFAKRKAALFKPSIDNRYSESEVVAHNGLRYEAYVIPTTEEGVKMIYDITKREELEVIGVDEVQFFPLPIVETLNKLADEGVYVIAAGLNLDFKGDPFPVTKELLVRADNIVYLTAICTVCGAPATRSQRLIDGKPAPRDSPVILVGGLESYEARCRRHHVVP from the coding sequence ATGCATCCAGAGGGATTTTTAGAAGTCATAACTGGTCCAATGTTTGCTGGCAAGACTACAGAGCTTATAAAGAGAATTGAGAGGCAGATGTTTGCAAAAAGGAAAGCTGCACTCTTTAAACCGTCAATAGACAACAGATACAGCGAAAGTGAAGTAGTAGCTCATAACGGTTTGAGATATGAGGCGTATGTCATTCCAACCACAGAAGAAGGAGTTAAGATGATCTATGACATAACAAAAAGAGAAGAACTTGAAGTTATAGGTGTTGATGAAGTTCAATTTTTCCCTCTCCCAATTGTTGAAACCCTAAATAAATTAGCAGATGAGGGGGTTTATGTAATTGCCGCCGGGCTTAATCTTGATTTTAAAGGCGATCCTTTTCCAGTTACCAAGGAACTTTTAGTTAGAGCTGACAACATAGTTTACTTAACGGCAATCTGCACCGTCTGTGGAGCACCAGCAACGAGGAGTCAGCGCTTGATTGATGGAAAGCCAGCGCCAAGAGATTCCCCAGTTATTTTAGTTGGTGGACTTGAAAGTTATGAAGCAAGATGTAGGAGGCATCATGTAGTCCCTTAG
- a CDS encoding ArsR family transcriptional regulator — translation MVLNNEMGKLLDVLGNETRRRILLLLTKRPYFVSELSQELGVGQKAVLEHLRILERAGLIEGRVEKIPRGRPRKYYTIKRGFRLEVLLTPYLFGTEMYEPKAPRKTAEYEQAKELIKSQEPVETKIRELAEFLREIEEKISEHMRAKQELEEVRLLAEAYIENLMRRIAQESEKEFDELLKEIEPFLPKEFINELKRIKKELYSV, via the coding sequence ATGGTGTTAAATAATGAGATGGGAAAGTTGTTGGATGTGTTGGGAAATGAAACTAGGCGTAGGATACTCTTACTTCTCACCAAGAGACCCTATTTTGTTAGCGAGCTTTCTCAAGAGCTTGGTGTGGGACAAAAAGCAGTTCTAGAGCATTTGAGGATTTTAGAGAGAGCTGGACTGATTGAAGGGAGAGTTGAGAAGATACCACGTGGCAGACCAAGGAAGTATTACACAATCAAGAGGGGCTTTAGACTTGAAGTTCTGTTGACGCCTTACCTATTTGGAACAGAGATGTACGAACCAAAGGCTCCAAGAAAGACAGCGGAGTATGAGCAGGCAAAGGAACTCATTAAGTCTCAGGAACCAGTAGAGACAAAGATCAGAGAACTTGCAGAATTTCTGAGAGAAATTGAGGAAAAAATCAGCGAACACATGAGGGCTAAGCAAGAGCTAGAGGAGGTAAGATTACTTGCAGAGGCCTACATAGAGAACTTAATGCGTAGAATTGCTCAAGAAAGCGAGAAAGAGTTTGACGAGCTGTTAAAAGAAATTGAACCATTCTTGCCAAAAGAATTCATAAATGAACTGAAAAGAATAAAGAAAGAACTGTACAGCGTTTAA
- a CDS encoding Era-like GTP-binding protein — MIKVAIIGAENVGKSTLMNALLGKKVSETAEIPGTTKSIIRKTFGKVKIPKSMKNPFGGADEFVLIDTAGLFDPQYEFRGKVLSEEKFKEILNEITSADIVIHMIDAQYGLHRGMEKLHHLLKFRYEKPIIVVINKIDLVPKEKVEELRQIVKKRLEQEPILLSLVTYEGFNDLLKALVYYAQYAKKS, encoded by the coding sequence ATGATAAAGGTTGCGATCATTGGTGCTGAGAATGTTGGCAAATCTACGCTCATGAATGCGCTCCTTGGGAAGAAGGTCTCTGAGACTGCTGAGATTCCAGGAACCACAAAAAGCATCATAAGAAAGACATTTGGAAAGGTGAAAATCCCAAAGAGCATGAAGAATCCATTCGGGGGAGCTGATGAATTCGTTTTAATTGATACGGCAGGTCTTTTTGATCCGCAATATGAGTTTAGAGGCAAAGTCCTAAGCGAGGAGAAGTTTAAGGAGATTTTAAATGAGATAACGTCAGCTGACATCGTTATTCACATGATTGACGCTCAATATGGTCTGCATAGGGGAATGGAAAAACTCCATCACTTGCTTAAATTCAGATATGAGAAGCCGATAATTGTCGTAATTAACAAGATTGACTTAGTCCCAAAAGAGAAAGTCGAAGAACTTAGACAAATCGTGAAAAAGCGCCTAGAACAAGAACCTATACTTCTGTCTTTAGTTACATATGAAGGATTTAACGATCTGCTGAAAGCACTCGTGTATTATGCACAGTACGCAAAGAAAAGCTAG
- a CDS encoding TIGR00703 family protein: MLEGYYIVENSGVVPAERRFKFKDLKAWGYDLHLGTIEGERAYFVSGAGEREEGETYTVKGKEYHITETQQEIPSNARLLAKIIIEKGQPYLVFWLEEDEQTFPLAKEDPRLILKRFWEAKKFKQLLKYVNSVGLTTDFYKDNVFTKSIPIPHEEYPPKVRRVLREVRDIHRDLTGFGRFVFQYYGEENKIHNYRLWWLLPTIYLFDVEIANEVDKILGMLD, from the coding sequence ATGCTTGAGGGGTACTATATAGTTGAGAACTCTGGAGTAGTGCCAGCAGAAAGGAGATTTAAGTTCAAAGATTTAAAAGCATGGGGTTATGATTTGCATTTAGGAACAATAGAAGGTGAGAGGGCTTACTTCGTTTCAGGGGCAGGAGAAAGGGAGGAAGGAGAAACATACACCGTGAAAGGAAAGGAGTATCACATCACAGAAACACAACAGGAGATTCCTTCAAATGCAAGACTTTTAGCTAAGATTATCATTGAGAAAGGGCAGCCTTATCTCGTTTTCTGGCTCGAAGAGGACGAGCAGACATTTCCTCTGGCAAAGGAAGACCCAAGGCTGATCCTTAAGCGCTTCTGGGAAGCAAAGAAGTTTAAGCAGCTTTTGAAGTATGTCAACAGCGTAGGATTAACTACAGATTTTTACAAGGATAATGTGTTTACAAAAAGCATTCCAATACCTCATGAAGAATATCCGCCAAAAGTTAGAAGAGTTCTCAGAGAAGTTAGAGACATCCACAGAGATTTGACAGGCTTTGGTAGGTTTGTATTCCAATATTACGGGGAGGAGAATAAAATACACAACTACCGCCTCTGGTGGCTTTTACCAACGATATACTTGTTTGACGTTGAGATAGCAAACGAGGTTGACAAGATTTTGGGAATGCTGGATTGA
- a CDS encoding ArsR family transcriptional regulator, with amino-acid sequence MMPEDKDVEKLAEELRTLRKAMNELMRSFELVSQLAQNYLRLINIYAQYGELSIDIVIPEIKHDPIAREIVKIVFYLKKANISQIARELKARRGKGSRNTVREKVELLLKLNVFEEVEGEKGKCYTLRKEVINKWFDLIGIPIRFERK; translated from the coding sequence ATGATGCCAGAAGACAAAGATGTCGAGAAGCTTGCAGAGGAGCTGAGGACATTAAGAAAAGCCATGAACGAGCTAATGAGGAGCTTTGAGCTTGTCTCCCAATTAGCCCAGAACTATCTTAGACTAATAAACATTTACGCACAATATGGCGAACTCAGCATTGATATTGTAATTCCAGAAATTAAGCATGATCCAATTGCGAGGGAGATAGTTAAGATAGTATTTTACCTTAAAAAAGCGAACATAAGTCAGATAGCGAGGGAGCTTAAGGCGAGGCGTGGAAAAGGCTCGAGAAATACTGTTAGAGAGAAAGTTGAACTTCTTTTGAAGCTCAACGTTTTCGAAGAAGTAGAGGGCGAGAAAGGAAAGTGCTACACGCTGAGAAAAGAAGTGATCAATAAGTGGTTTGATTTAATCGGAATTCCAATTAGGTTTGAGCGGAAATAA
- a CDS encoding DUF371 domain-containing protein, giving the protein MLKETIHCYGHKNVKATHKSTLEITREDFLTPKGDCIICIKADKALRDLSDEFKKALKSGKKIRIRIVVDDLVDEIIASGDECLTFENDVSMVIRKSTYVDGRTLAIKANKAAKDIDRRIIEKLKNPNQKAIIELIIDDDPAQR; this is encoded by the coding sequence ATGCTGAAGGAAACAATCCACTGCTATGGACACAAAAACGTTAAAGCGACTCACAAATCAACTCTGGAGATTACAAGGGAAGACTTTTTGACTCCCAAAGGAGACTGCATAATCTGCATTAAGGCTGATAAGGCCCTCAGAGATTTAAGCGATGAGTTTAAAAAAGCCCTTAAATCCGGGAAAAAGATCAGAATTAGGATTGTTGTTGATGATCTTGTTGATGAAATCATAGCCTCTGGAGATGAGTGTTTAACTTTTGAAAACGATGTTTCAATGGTCATACGAAAAAGCACCTATGTTGATGGACGAACCCTTGCAATTAAGGCAAACAAAGCGGCTAAAGATATTGATAGAAGAATAATTGAAAAATTAAAAAATCCAAATCAAAAAGCCATCATTGAGCTAATCATAGATGATGACCCCGCGCAGCGCTGA
- a CDS encoding secondary thiamine-phosphate synthase enzyme YjbQ, producing the protein MIYEIEIHTNKEFEIIDITSEVQKIVKESNIQEGIAVVFTEHTTTALIVNENEKRLLSDIEMLLENIAPRGKGYRHDRIDNNAHSHLRAILLNPSITIPIKDGKLELGTWQSILFVELDGPRLRKILVKLCTC; encoded by the coding sequence ATGATTTATGAAATTGAGATCCATACTAACAAGGAGTTTGAGATAATTGACATAACATCAGAGGTCCAAAAAATTGTGAAAGAAAGCAACATACAAGAGGGCATTGCAGTAGTTTTCACAGAACACACAACAACGGCCTTGATTGTAAATGAAAATGAAAAGAGACTCCTTTCAGACATTGAAATGCTACTGGAAAACATTGCTCCAAGAGGAAAGGGGTACAGGCATGATAGAATTGACAACAACGCCCATTCCCACCTGCGGGCAATCCTGTTGAATCCAAGTATCACAATTCCAATTAAAGACGGAAAACTAGAGCTGGGAACGTGGCAGAGCATTCTGTTTGTTGAACTCGATGGTCCAAGGCTTAGAAAAATTCTTGTTAAACTATGCACTTGCTAG
- a CDS encoding heparan-alpha-glucosaminide N-acetyltransferase, with product MFSSQIYSSGRFWEVDFVRGIGIIMMVISNFITDLQYFLNYSEHQMFWRIFAYTTASIFVFISGLSFWISYSRSTKKNPRPYKKYLKRFAKLFGLGILITITTKVLLSSGTIYFGVLHFLGVASLLAIPFYRFREKNIFFAVFFLLGSLIVSRITVNSLLLLPMGIIPSEFFTLDYFPIFPWFGVYLLGMTIGSLLYPDGMRRFNLNFPKTMPVEFICWAGRNTLKVYIIHQPILVGLLLLIYGSLPNLSL from the coding sequence ATGTTTAGCAGTCAAATTTATTCCTCTGGACGCTTTTGGGAGGTGGATTTTGTAAGAGGAATTGGAATCATAATGATGGTTATTTCGAACTTTATCACCGATTTGCAGTATTTTCTCAATTATTCAGAGCATCAGATGTTTTGGAGAATTTTTGCCTATACAACAGCATCGATATTTGTCTTTATTTCTGGGCTATCATTTTGGATAAGCTATTCACGAAGCACAAAGAAAAACCCAAGACCATATAAGAAGTACTTGAAGAGATTTGCAAAGCTCTTTGGATTGGGCATTCTTATAACAATCACAACAAAGGTTCTCCTAAGTTCTGGAACGATATACTTTGGAGTTCTTCACTTCCTTGGAGTTGCTAGTTTGTTGGCAATCCCCTTTTATCGCTTTAGAGAGAAGAACATCTTTTTTGCAGTATTCTTTTTGTTGGGAAGTCTAATTGTCTCTAGAATAACTGTTAACTCTCTCCTCCTGCTCCCTATGGGCATAATACCCTCTGAATTTTTCACGCTTGATTACTTTCCAATATTCCCTTGGTTTGGCGTTTATTTGCTCGGCATGACTATAGGTTCTCTTCTCTATCCAGATGGGATGAGAAGGTTTAACTTGAACTTTCCAAAAACGATGCCGGTTGAGTTCATATGCTGGGCTGGGAGAAATACTCTTAAGGTTTACATAATTCATCAGCCAATTCTTGTGGGATTATTACTGCTAATTTACGGTTCCTTGCCAAATTTAAGCCTGTGA
- a CDS encoding TRM11 family methyltransferase yields the protein MYAVILGKNPKLSEAEFHAFANRFELRVKIIESSHNWIVFESSKKIEHLFHKLGGSLKLVKIVGEGEDFIQELTYSKLFTVSIYGKEDWKLWRKLGSQIKKTFKSEGSAKFFKPAKVYAMPSELILKGFPETKDFVFIYGEKLWVGETIKITDPFELKKLDVERPVQRAIFSIPPRLARIMVNLTEVRQGNFLDPFCGIGTIVQEFLLQGLNAYGSDSDPRAIKGAKENLKWLKKEFRVKKTAHLEVCDARKLKRCFRIKFDAIVTEPWLGKPLKYNPTRGEAIQLANQLDRFYYQVFDSFREVLKRNGRVVFVFPAYKLKDGRIYRKERKWLEKLGFEVIAKYTDFEERHKVVRDIHVLRFKG from the coding sequence ATGTATGCAGTAATCTTAGGGAAAAATCCCAAGCTTAGTGAGGCTGAATTTCATGCATTTGCTAACAGATTTGAACTTAGAGTTAAAATCATCGAGAGCTCTCACAACTGGATAGTGTTCGAAAGCTCCAAAAAGATTGAACATCTCTTTCATAAGTTAGGCGGTTCGCTGAAACTTGTGAAGATAGTTGGTGAAGGGGAAGACTTTATCCAAGAACTTACATATTCAAAGCTTTTTACAGTTAGCATCTACGGGAAAGAGGACTGGAAGCTCTGGAGAAAGCTTGGAAGCCAGATAAAGAAAACCTTCAAGAGTGAAGGTTCCGCTAAATTCTTTAAGCCAGCCAAGGTCTATGCTATGCCCTCTGAACTAATTCTAAAAGGATTCCCAGAGACAAAGGATTTTGTGTTCATCTATGGAGAAAAACTCTGGGTAGGAGAGACGATAAAAATTACCGACCCATTTGAGCTGAAAAAGCTTGATGTTGAGAGACCAGTTCAAAGGGCCATTTTTTCAATCCCTCCTAGATTAGCGAGGATAATGGTTAATCTGACAGAGGTTAGACAAGGAAATTTCTTGGATCCTTTCTGTGGCATTGGAACAATAGTTCAAGAATTTCTTCTTCAAGGGCTAAATGCATATGGAAGCGACTCAGATCCCAGGGCAATTAAAGGGGCAAAGGAGAATCTGAAGTGGTTGAAGAAAGAATTTAGAGTCAAAAAAACCGCTCACCTAGAAGTGTGTGATGCTAGAAAGCTTAAACGCTGCTTTAGAATTAAGTTTGATGCCATAGTTACAGAGCCCTGGCTGGGAAAACCCCTCAAGTATAATCCCACAAGGGGAGAGGCCATACAACTGGCAAATCAACTTGACCGCTTTTACTATCAAGTTTTTGACAGTTTTAGAGAGGTGCTTAAAAGGAATGGGAGAGTTGTATTTGTATTTCCAGCATACAAGCTCAAGGATGGGAGGATATACAGGAAAGAAAGAAAATGGCTGGAAAAACTTGGCTTTGAAGTCATAGCAAAGTACACAGATTTTGAGGAAAGACACAAAGTAGTTAGAGACATTCACGTGCTGAGATTTAAAGGATAA
- a CDS encoding glycerate kinase, with protein sequence MNINKDELLSYGDVTAREIALTLMEEAIKSSDPYEAVKRALKTEDEKIIVNGKEFPIKGKIYVLAFGKAACSMAKAVEEILRDKLEEGVAVTKYSYALPLKKIKVIEAGHPIPDENSMKGALAGVELVKKVGKDDILLVLISGGGSALFCLPEDGIRLEDKIKTNELLLRSGAKIYEINTVRKHISKVKGGKLAKLVKGTLISLILSDVVGDPLEAIASGPTVKDPTTFEDAYRILKVYGIWDKVPESVKRHIEKGLKGEVEETLKEDLPNVYNFILGSVSIACESAKRKAEKLGLKVYILTTTLEGEAKDVALALGSIIEEVYNRNRPFEKPVVLIAGGETTVTILGKAGLGGPNQEIALSITRKISGLRGTAVLAMDTDGTDGPTDAAGGLVDSYTLDVLKKEGIDVEEYLSLHNAYDALKKAKALLITGPTRTNVNSIFIAVIGVE encoded by the coding sequence ATGAATATTAACAAAGACGAACTTCTAAGTTATGGTGACGTTACGGCTAGAGAAATAGCTCTAACTCTGATGGAAGAAGCGATAAAAAGTTCAGACCCCTATGAGGCAGTTAAAAGAGCTTTGAAAACGGAAGATGAGAAGATAATTGTTAATGGAAAAGAGTTCCCAATTAAAGGCAAAATCTACGTTTTGGCTTTTGGAAAAGCTGCTTGTTCGATGGCCAAAGCTGTTGAAGAAATTCTCAGAGATAAACTTGAGGAAGGAGTTGCTGTTACAAAGTATAGCTATGCACTTCCATTGAAAAAAATAAAGGTCATTGAAGCTGGACATCCAATACCAGATGAAAACTCAATGAAAGGTGCTTTGGCTGGTGTTGAACTTGTTAAAAAGGTTGGCAAAGATGATATTCTTCTGGTTCTCATCTCTGGTGGCGGTTCAGCCTTATTCTGCTTGCCAGAAGATGGAATAAGGTTAGAAGATAAAATAAAGACAAATGAACTCTTGCTGAGGAGTGGTGCAAAAATTTATGAAATTAATACCGTAAGAAAGCACATTTCAAAGGTCAAGGGTGGAAAATTGGCTAAACTTGTGAAAGGAACGCTGATAAGCTTGATTCTCTCAGATGTTGTCGGAGATCCTTTAGAAGCAATAGCGTCTGGACCAACGGTTAAAGACCCAACGACTTTTGAAGATGCTTATAGAATTTTGAAAGTCTATGGGATATGGGATAAGGTTCCAGAGAGCGTAAAAAGACACATAGAGAAAGGTCTCAAAGGGGAAGTTGAGGAGACACTCAAAGAGGATTTGCCCAATGTTTACAACTTCATACTCGGTAGTGTTTCAATAGCTTGTGAGAGTGCAAAGAGGAAAGCGGAAAAGCTTGGTCTAAAAGTGTACATCTTAACGACGACACTTGAGGGAGAAGCAAAAGATGTTGCTTTAGCTTTGGGCTCAATTATAGAAGAGGTTTATAATAGAAACAGACCCTTTGAGAAGCCCGTAGTTCTGATAGCTGGGGGAGAAACGACAGTTACGATTTTAGGAAAAGCCGGTTTAGGTGGTCCTAATCAAGAGATTGCTTTGAGCATAACTAGGAAAATCTCTGGATTGAGAGGGACGGCAGTTTTGGCAATGGATACAGATGGAACTGACGGTCCCACAGATGCTGCTGGAGGATTAGTTGACAGTTACACTCTCGATGTTTTGAAAAAAGAGGGGATTGACGTTGAGGAATACTTATCATTGCACAACGCTTACGATGCCTTGAAAAAGGCGAAAGCTTTGCTCATTACAGGACCAACAAGGACGAATGTTAATTCGATTTTCATAGCCGTTATTGGAGTTGAATAA
- a CDS encoding GntP family permease — MVPGSILLLLLAIAVVLIILFTGKYRVHAFLVLLAAAYFVGIFSGLGLAKTVDAIAAGFGGTLKSIGIVIAAGTIIGYVLEKSGGAISMAEAVLKVVGKHRVPHAMSIIGYIVSIPVFCDSGFVILSPLNKALSRRAGISLAVTAVALSTGLYATHTLVPPTPGPIAAAANLNADLGLVILLGLIASIPAALAGLYYGLKVGSKIDIEPDIEESYEDLIKKYGKLPPAKWAFAPLVVPIILIVLKSIADFPSHPFGTGMAKEFFDFIGHPITALLLGVLLSFKLVDKLDEHVYGPTGWVAEGLKNAAVIILITGAGGSFGYVLRQTGIGDYIGTTLSSYHLGLLLPFIIAALLKTAQGSSTVAIITTSALLAPLLPSLGLASPYGRALTVLAIGAGSMVVSHANDSYFWVVTQFSNMDVTQGYRLQTVATFVEGIVAAIVILIMGAILL, encoded by the coding sequence ATGGTTCCTGGCTCTATTTTGTTATTGTTGTTGGCAATAGCGGTAGTGTTAATTATATTATTTACAGGAAAGTACAGAGTGCATGCATTTTTAGTTTTGCTAGCAGCAGCGTACTTTGTAGGAATATTCTCAGGCCTTGGACTTGCAAAAACAGTGGATGCAATTGCGGCTGGCTTTGGTGGAACTTTAAAGTCCATTGGAATAGTGATTGCTGCAGGTACCATAATTGGTTATGTTTTAGAGAAATCTGGAGGAGCAATATCTATGGCAGAAGCTGTTCTAAAAGTCGTTGGAAAACACAGAGTTCCTCACGCAATGAGTATCATAGGATACATAGTTTCAATTCCAGTTTTCTGTGACTCTGGATTTGTAATTCTTTCCCCATTGAACAAAGCGTTATCTAGGAGAGCTGGAATATCATTAGCAGTTACAGCTGTGGCATTAAGTACCGGATTGTACGCTACACATACTCTTGTTCCACCAACTCCTGGGCCAATTGCTGCCGCCGCTAATTTAAATGCAGACCTTGGGCTGGTTATCCTGCTTGGACTTATTGCATCAATTCCCGCCGCTTTAGCTGGTTTGTACTATGGCCTTAAAGTTGGCAGCAAGATAGATATCGAACCAGATATAGAGGAATCATACGAGGATTTAATTAAGAAATACGGAAAGCTCCCACCAGCAAAATGGGCTTTTGCCCCTCTGGTAGTTCCAATAATTCTAATAGTTCTAAAATCAATAGCAGACTTCCCATCTCACCCCTTTGGCACTGGTATGGCAAAAGAATTCTTCGACTTCATCGGACATCCAATAACCGCCCTTCTCTTGGGAGTTCTGTTGTCATTTAAGCTCGTTGATAAGCTTGATGAGCATGTATATGGACCAACTGGCTGGGTTGCAGAAGGATTAAAAAATGCAGCCGTTATAATCTTGATAACTGGTGCTGGAGGATCATTTGGATACGTTCTCAGACAAACTGGAATCGGAGATTACATAGGAACAACACTCTCATCATATCATCTTGGCTTGCTTCTACCTTTCATAATAGCAGCACTTTTAAAGACTGCTCAAGGTTCCTCAACAGTGGCAATAATAACAACTTCAGCTCTTTTAGCACCACTGTTGCCTTCACTTGGTCTTGCTTCCCCATATGGAAGGGCATTAACGGTTCTTGCCATCGGTGCAGGTTCAATGGTTGTAAGCCACGCAAACGACAGCTATTTCTGGGTAGTTACACAGTTCTCAAACATGGATGTTACACAAGGATATAGACTTCAGACCGTGGCAACATTCGTTGAGGGTATTGTAGCAGCGATAGTAATCCTGATAATGGGTGCAATTTTGCTTTGA
- a CDS encoding CoA-binding protein has translation MVKKMPLDRLTDDDIREILTKYKRIALVGASPKPERDANTVMRYLLEHGYDVIPVNPKYDEVLGRKCYPSVLDIPGDIDIVDIFVRPEFTEEIVDQAIKKGAKVVWFQFYTYNRNAFKKAKEAGLTAVAHRCIKQEHERLFGDL, from the coding sequence ATGGTCAAGAAGATGCCTCTAGATAGGTTAACAGATGATGACATTCGAGAGATTCTCACAAAATACAAGCGAATTGCCTTAGTTGGGGCTTCTCCAAAGCCTGAAAGAGACGCAAACACTGTTATGCGCTATCTTCTAGAACACGGCTATGATGTGATACCAGTCAATCCGAAATATGATGAAGTGCTTGGAAGAAAATGCTATCCTTCAGTGCTTGATATTCCAGGAGACATTGACATCGTTGATATATTTGTAAGGCCTGAATTCACTGAAGAGATCGTTGACCAAGCAATAAAGAAGGGAGCCAAAGTTGTGTGGTTCCAATTCTATACCTATAACAGAAACGCATTCAAAAAGGCAAAAGAAGCTGGGCTTACTGCAGTTGCCCATAGATGCATAAAGCAAGAGCACGAAAGGCTGTTTGGAGATTTGTAG
- a CDS encoding NfeD family protein produces MKLKEMLKDMLRLVLLMMDEIIAGIFLLVILPSAGIRVPLALSVTVIALLIIKDIAIVPSFGQILRKKAEVGIEALIGKEALVVEDLTPEGVVKIGNEYWIAECINGKAKAGEKVKVVGAKGLKLLVECRE; encoded by the coding sequence ATGAAACTAAAAGAGATGCTAAAAGACATGCTAAGGCTTGTACTTTTGATGATGGACGAGATTATAGCTGGGATATTTTTGCTTGTAATCCTCCCATCTGCGGGGATTAGAGTTCCTTTAGCATTGTCTGTTACTGTTATAGCACTTCTCATCATAAAAGACATCGCAATAGTGCCATCTTTCGGACAGATTTTAAGGAAAAAGGCAGAAGTAGGCATCGAGGCATTAATAGGAAAGGAAGCACTTGTTGTTGAGGATTTAACTCCTGAAGGGGTTGTGAAAATTGGAAATGAATATTGGATAGCAGAATGCATAAACGGAAAGGCAAAAGCTGGAGAGAAGGTAAAAGTTGTGGGAGCTAAAGGTTTGAAGCTTCTCGTGGAATGCCGAGAGTAG
- a CDS encoding 30S ribosomal protein S17e, which produces MGNIRQGFIKRVARELLDRYPNEFTTDFEHNKKKVQELTNVTSKTIRNRIAGYLTKLVRMKQEGKIL; this is translated from the coding sequence ATGGGGAACATAAGGCAAGGTTTCATTAAGAGGGTCGCGAGAGAGCTTTTAGATAGGTATCCAAACGAGTTTACAACAGACTTCGAGCACAACAAGAAGAAGGTGCAAGAGCTGACAAATGTCACAAGCAAAACAATTAGAAACAGAATTGCTGGTTATTTAACAAAATTAGTTAGGATGAAGCAAGAAGGGAAGATACTTTAA
- a CDS encoding radical SAM protein produces MRIIETRVKSIYTKSRIPGVDYVINQYVGCQFACKYCYAKFICKWKPYGEWGTWVEVKVNAPELSRKYVEGEVVMSSISDSYQPIEAKMKLTRKVLQNMSKRINLSILTKSPLVMRDIDIFRQFKNIEVGLTVNSFEGKEKKLFEPLAPIQRARINALKVLHEEGIKTYAFISPIIPEVTDVEAIVRETKSFADHFFFEVLNLRASGKEFQQILRDNYPESYEIMVNDEKFWRFIKRLKEEINRLNVKTEGIEVHKRGWEFIQLQ; encoded by the coding sequence GTGAGGATAATAGAAACAAGAGTCAAAAGCATCTACACAAAAAGCAGAATTCCCGGTGTTGATTACGTTATCAATCAATATGTTGGATGTCAATTTGCCTGTAAATACTGTTATGCAAAGTTTATCTGCAAGTGGAAGCCTTACGGAGAGTGGGGAACCTGGGTTGAAGTAAAAGTCAACGCTCCAGAGCTTTCAAGAAAGTATGTAGAGGGAGAAGTTGTAATGTCAAGCATTTCTGATTCTTATCAGCCAATTGAAGCAAAAATGAAACTAACACGAAAGGTTTTACAAAATATGAGCAAGCGAATAAACTTAAGCATCCTTACAAAGTCCCCTCTTGTTATGAGAGACATTGATATTTTTAGGCAGTTTAAGAACATTGAAGTTGGTTTGACAGTTAACAGCTTTGAAGGAAAAGAAAAGAAGCTTTTTGAGCCTTTAGCTCCAATTCAGAGGGCAAGAATTAACGCTCTAAAAGTTCTCCATGAAGAAGGAATAAAAACATACGCTTTTATAAGTCCCATAATTCCAGAGGTTACAGATGTTGAAGCAATTGTTAGGGAAACAAAATCCTTTGCAGACCACTTTTTCTTTGAGGTATTAAACTTAAGAGCAAGCGGAAAAGAGTTCCAGCAGATTTTGAGAGATAACTATCCAGAAAGCTATGAAATTATGGTTAATGATGAAAAGTTTTGGAGATTCATAAAGCGACTAAAAGAAGAAATTAATAGGTTAAATGTAAAAACAGAGGGGATTGAGGTGCATAAAAGAGGATGGGAGTTTATTCAACTCCAATAA